One part of the Mesorhizobium sp. M4B.F.Ca.ET.058.02.1.1 genome encodes these proteins:
- a CDS encoding SIS domain-containing protein: MSATITHMRREIEEIPEATARLLDGSAAVLTEAGRGIRERDPSFVVTVARGSSDHAATFMKYAVELTAGLAVASVGPSIASIYGARLRLAGSACLAISQSGKSPDIVAMAETARAGGALTVAITNTADSPLARASDFAIDILAGPERSVAATKTFVNSAVAGLALMAHCTGDEALLAALAHLPEHFEKAIACDWMALAGPLETPRSLFILGRGPSAAMANEAALKFKETCGMHAEAYSAAEVMHGPLALVGPGFPVLALAARDASEPSVAEAADNLAGKGAAVFVTSGKATKARALPYVATGHPLTDPLALIVSFYGFVEAFARHRGLDPDTPRNLRKVTETV; the protein is encoded by the coding sequence ATGAGCGCGACCATCACCCATATGCGGCGCGAGATCGAAGAGATCCCGGAAGCAACCGCCCGCCTGCTCGACGGTTCGGCGGCGGTGCTGACCGAGGCCGGGCGCGGTATCCGCGAGCGCGATCCGAGTTTCGTCGTCACCGTCGCGCGCGGCTCATCCGACCATGCCGCCACCTTCATGAAATACGCCGTCGAGCTGACCGCCGGCCTTGCCGTCGCCTCGGTCGGCCCGTCCATCGCCTCGATCTATGGCGCCAGGCTGAGGCTCGCCGGCTCCGCCTGCCTGGCGATCTCGCAATCGGGCAAGAGTCCCGACATCGTCGCCATGGCGGAGACGGCCAGGGCCGGCGGCGCGCTCACCGTCGCCATCACCAACACCGCCGATTCGCCGCTGGCGCGCGCCTCGGACTTTGCCATCGACATCCTCGCCGGACCGGAGCGCAGCGTCGCCGCGACCAAGACCTTCGTCAATTCGGCCGTCGCTGGCCTGGCGCTGATGGCGCATTGCACCGGCGACGAGGCGCTGCTTGCGGCATTGGCGCACCTGCCCGAGCATTTCGAGAAGGCAATCGCCTGCGACTGGATGGCGCTGGCCGGCCCACTGGAGACGCCGCGGTCGCTGTTCATCCTCGGTCGCGGCCCGTCGGCGGCGATGGCCAACGAGGCGGCGCTGAAATTCAAGGAGACCTGCGGCATGCATGCCGAAGCCTACAGCGCGGCCGAGGTCATGCACGGACCGCTGGCGCTGGTCGGGCCGGGCTTTCCGGTGCTGGCGCTCGCCGCCCGCGACGCTTCCGAACCGTCGGTCGCCGAGGCGGCCGACAATCTGGCCGGCAAGGGCGCGGCCGTCTTCGTGACATCCGGCAAGGCGACCAAGGCACGGGCCCTGCCCTATGTGGCGACCGGCCATCCGCTGACCGATCCGCTGGCGTTGATCGTGTCGTTCTATGGCTTCGTCGAGGCCTTTGCCCGCCATCGCGGCCTCGACCCCGATACGCCGCGCAATTTGCGCAAGGTGACGGAAACCGTATGA
- a CDS encoding malonyl-CoA synthase: MSNHLFDAFRARVTAPQRLLMRTDDGRSLTYGDMLARSAQLAHALVQSGVAPGDRVAVQVEKSPEAVLLYLACLRAGAVFLPLNTAYTPPELRYFFGDAEPRLVVCDPARAADIAPLAQASGAALATLGQHGDGSLPESASGYQADFNDVARGPDDLAAILYTSGTTGRSKGAMLSHENLASNAHVLVEYWRFTSDDVLIHALPIFHTHGLFVATNVILMAGASMLFEAKFDPARIIALLPRATALMGVPTFYVRLLQQEGLDAQAAKNIRLFISGSAPLLAETHAAWRERTGHAILERYGMTETNMNTSNPYDGERRAGTVGFPLPGVSLRIADPDGSGSLAQGKVGIIEVKGPNVFAGYWRMPEKTTAEFRPDGFFITGDLGLIDRDGYVHIVGRGKDLIISGGYNIYPKEIEGEIDALAGVSESAVIGVAHPDFGEGVTAVVVRKPGSAIGAADVLDAIAGRLARYKHPKQVIFVDELPRNTMGKVQKNVLRETYKDLYAAVRAG; the protein is encoded by the coding sequence ATGAGCAATCACCTGTTCGACGCTTTTCGCGCCCGCGTCACGGCGCCGCAGCGGCTGCTTATGCGGACGGATGATGGGCGATCTCTCACCTATGGCGACATGCTGGCGCGATCGGCGCAGCTGGCGCATGCGCTGGTGCAATCCGGCGTGGCGCCGGGCGACCGCGTCGCCGTGCAGGTCGAGAAGAGCCCGGAAGCGGTGCTGCTCTACCTCGCTTGCCTGCGCGCCGGCGCCGTCTTCCTGCCGCTCAACACCGCCTACACGCCGCCGGAACTCCGCTATTTCTTTGGCGATGCCGAACCACGGCTGGTGGTCTGCGACCCGGCAAGGGCGGCCGATATCGCCCCGCTGGCGCAAGCGTCCGGCGCGGCGCTGGCGACGCTTGGCCAGCACGGCGACGGTTCGCTGCCGGAAAGCGCTTCCGGATATCAGGCGGATTTCAACGACGTGGCGCGCGGACCGGACGACCTTGCCGCGATCCTCTACACATCGGGCACGACCGGCCGCTCGAAGGGCGCCATGCTCAGCCACGAGAACCTTGCGTCGAACGCACATGTGCTGGTCGAGTACTGGCGCTTCACGTCCGATGACGTCCTAATCCATGCGCTGCCGATCTTCCACACGCATGGCCTCTTCGTGGCCACCAACGTCATCCTGATGGCCGGCGCCTCGATGCTGTTCGAAGCAAAATTCGACCCGGCCCGCATCATCGCGCTGCTGCCGCGCGCCACGGCATTGATGGGCGTGCCGACCTTTTATGTCAGGCTTCTGCAGCAGGAGGGCCTGGACGCCCAGGCGGCCAAGAACATCCGCCTGTTCATTTCCGGGTCTGCGCCGTTGCTGGCCGAGACGCATGCCGCCTGGCGCGAGCGCACCGGCCACGCCATCCTCGAGCGCTACGGCATGACCGAGACCAATATGAACACGTCCAACCCCTATGATGGCGAGCGGCGCGCCGGCACGGTCGGCTTTCCTTTGCCGGGTGTTTCGCTGCGCATCGCCGATCCAGACGGCAGCGGGTCGCTTGCTCAGGGCAAGGTCGGCATAATCGAGGTGAAGGGCCCGAACGTCTTTGCCGGCTACTGGCGGATGCCGGAAAAGACCACGGCCGAATTCCGTCCCGACGGCTTCTTCATCACCGGCGATCTCGGCCTCATCGACCGGGACGGCTATGTGCATATCGTCGGGCGCGGCAAGGACCTGATCATTTCCGGCGGCTACAACATCTACCCCAAGGAGATCGAAGGCGAGATCGATGCGCTTGCCGGCGTTAGCGAAAGCGCGGTGATCGGCGTCGCTCATCCGGACTTCGGCGAGGGTGTCACCGCGGTCGTGGTGCGCAAGCCGGGCTCGGCCATCGGCGCGGCCGACGTCCTTGACGCCATTGCGGGCCGGCTCGCCCGATACAAACATCCGAAGCAGGTGATCTTCGTCGACGAGTTGCCCCGCAACACCATGGGCAAGGTGCAGAAGAACGTTTTGCGCGAGACCTACAAGGATCTCTACGCAGCGGTTCGAGCCGGCTAA
- the nagA gene encoding N-acetylglucosamine-6-phosphate deacetylase, whose product MSDRFALTGARIFDGADWHDNAALVVSGGLVEAILPAGAIPAGVDRIETDGLLAPGFVDLQVNGGGGVMLNDHPDVTSIETICRAHAPFGTTALLPTLITDTPAITAAAVAAGAAAARQKVPGFLGLHLEGPHLSVARKGAHDPALIRPMTDVDQAALIAARKDLPVLLTTIAPESVEPARVTALAMAGLIVSLGHSDTTYVTASAFAAAGATVVTHLFNAMSQIGNREPGLAGAAIATGGLSAGIIADGIHVDPATMAIALRAKKGPGKIVLVTDAMATIGTDMTSFTLNGRTIYRKDGSLRLADGTLAGADLDMISAVRFMHRGVGLELGEALRMASLYPAEAIGQAHRLGRFANGTAADIVALSEDLDVKSVWIGGKKLFGA is encoded by the coding sequence ATGAGCGACCGTTTCGCCCTCACTGGCGCCCGCATCTTCGACGGCGCCGACTGGCACGACAATGCCGCCCTCGTGGTGAGCGGCGGCCTGGTCGAGGCCATCCTCCCCGCCGGCGCCATTCCGGCCGGTGTCGATCGCATCGAGACCGACGGCCTGCTGGCGCCGGGCTTCGTCGACCTGCAGGTCAATGGCGGCGGCGGCGTCATGCTCAACGACCATCCCGACGTCACCTCGATCGAGACCATTTGCCGGGCGCACGCCCCGTTCGGCACCACGGCGCTTTTGCCGACGCTGATCACCGATACGCCAGCGATCACGGCGGCTGCCGTCGCGGCCGGCGCCGCGGCGGCGCGGCAGAAGGTGCCGGGCTTCCTCGGCCTGCATCTCGAGGGCCCGCATCTGTCGGTCGCCCGCAAGGGCGCGCATGACCCGGCGCTGATCCGGCCGATGACGGACGTGGACCAGGCGGCGCTGATCGCGGCGCGGAAAGACCTGCCCGTGCTGCTGACCACGATCGCGCCCGAATCGGTCGAGCCGGCGCGCGTCACGGCCCTGGCAATGGCCGGCCTCATCGTCAGCCTCGGCCATTCCGACACCACCTATGTCACGGCGAGCGCTTTCGCGGCCGCCGGCGCAACGGTGGTGACCCATCTCTTCAACGCCATGAGCCAGATCGGCAACCGCGAGCCAGGACTGGCCGGTGCCGCCATCGCCACAGGCGGCCTGTCGGCCGGCATCATTGCCGACGGCATCCATGTCGATCCCGCCACCATGGCGATCGCGCTGCGCGCCAAGAAGGGGCCGGGGAAAATCGTGCTGGTCACCGACGCCATGGCGACGATCGGCACCGACATGACATCGTTCACGCTGAACGGCCGCACCATCTACCGCAAGGACGGCAGCCTCAGACTGGCCGACGGCACGCTGGCCGGGGCCGATCTCGACATGATCTCGGCCGTGCGCTTCATGCACCGCGGCGTCGGGCTTGAGCTTGGCGAGGCACTGCGCATGGCTTCGCTCTATCCGGCCGAGGCGATCGGCCAGGCGCACCGGCTTGGCCGCTTCGCCAACGGCACCGCCGCCGACATCGTGGCACTATCGGAGGATCTGGACGTGAAGAGCGTCTGGATCGGCGGGAAGAAGTTGTTCGGGGCGTAG
- the rpe gene encoding ribulose-phosphate 3-epimerase has protein sequence MAKKTLIAPSVLASDFSKLGDEVEAVAAAGADWIHLDVMDGHFVPNITFGPPVVKAIRNRSKAFFDCHLMIAPADPYLAAFAEAGCDGMTVHAEAGPHLDRSLQTIRNLGKKAGVSLNPATPESAVEYVLDLLDLILIMTVNPGFGGQAFIPAMVDKVKRVKALIGNRPIQIEIDGGVSPETAPLVTAAGADVLVAGAAIFKGGSVEAYRANIEAIRTAADRTAA, from the coding sequence ATGGCCAAGAAAACCCTGATCGCGCCATCGGTGCTGGCGTCGGATTTCTCGAAGCTCGGCGACGAGGTCGAGGCCGTCGCGGCAGCCGGCGCCGACTGGATCCATCTCGACGTCATGGACGGCCATTTCGTCCCCAACATCACCTTCGGCCCGCCGGTGGTAAAGGCGATCCGCAACCGCAGCAAGGCCTTCTTCGATTGCCACCTGATGATCGCGCCGGCCGATCCATATCTGGCCGCCTTCGCCGAGGCCGGCTGCGACGGCATGACCGTGCATGCCGAGGCCGGACCGCATCTCGACCGCTCGCTGCAGACGATCAGGAACCTCGGCAAGAAGGCCGGCGTGTCGCTTAACCCGGCGACACCCGAAAGCGCTGTCGAATATGTACTCGACCTGCTCGACCTGATCCTGATCATGACCGTCAACCCGGGCTTCGGCGGTCAGGCGTTCATTCCGGCCATGGTCGACAAGGTGAAGCGGGTGAAGGCGCTGATCGGCAACCGTCCGATCCAGATCGAGATCGACGGCGGCGTGTCGCCGGAGACGGCGCCGCTGGTCACGGCGGCGGGCGCCGACGTGCTGGTGGCGGGCGCCGCCATCTTCAAGGGCGGCAGCGTCGAAGCCTATCGGGCCAATATCGAGGCGATCAGGACCGCGGCGGACCGAACCGCCGCCTGA
- a CDS encoding GntR family transcriptional regulator — MTYGTADPGDEGAGPKSTLASTVYHQLRDDLLRGVLETESKLRVEWVVSRYGAGASPVREALNRLASEGLLGRHDQRGFFLMPVSAEELEELTRTRCWLEERALRESIEHRTGEWEEQLVLALHRLARAQRRMPEDPSSNNPDWEKLHRAFHRALIAGCRSHWLVGFCDQLSDQASRYRLMSQHGLGDERDDLAEHRQIAERTLDGDADGAVEALLNHYRLTAARCMARFSRDDDPKVSAAKAHRGRK; from the coding sequence TTGACATACGGAACCGCCGATCCGGGCGATGAAGGTGCCGGACCCAAGAGCACCCTCGCCAGCACGGTCTATCATCAGCTTCGGGACGATCTCCTGCGCGGTGTGCTGGAGACCGAAAGCAAGCTTCGGGTCGAATGGGTGGTTTCGCGATATGGTGCCGGCGCTTCGCCCGTGCGCGAGGCTCTCAACCGTCTCGCCTCCGAAGGTCTGCTTGGCCGCCACGACCAGCGCGGCTTCTTCCTCATGCCGGTCAGCGCCGAGGAGCTGGAGGAACTGACGCGCACCCGCTGCTGGCTTGAGGAGCGCGCGCTGCGCGAATCGATCGAACACCGCACCGGCGAGTGGGAGGAGCAGCTGGTGCTGGCCCTGCACCGCCTGGCGCGCGCCCAGCGCCGCATGCCGGAGGATCCCTCGTCGAACAATCCCGACTGGGAGAAGCTGCATCGGGCCTTCCATCGCGCGCTGATTGCGGGCTGCCGGTCACACTGGCTGGTCGGTTTCTGCGACCAACTTTCCGACCAGGCTTCCCGCTACCGGCTGATGTCGCAGCACGGCCTGGGAGACGAGCGCGACGATCTTGCCGAGCACCGCCAGATCGCCGAACGCACGCTCGATGGCGACGCCGATGGCGCGGTCGAGGCCCTGCTCAACCATTACCGGCTGACGGCGGCCAGGTGCATGGCGCGCTTCAGCCGGGACGATGATCCGAAGGTGAGTGCCGCCAAGGCGCACCGCGGGCGCAAATAG
- a CDS encoding EB domain-containing protein yields MSSVSHAFRNTVATVALFAAGLVSTSASAAQANIKSMSFDTQSVNTTLHVVSSDKQKWDRLKSGTVQFWGHMKIDTRWPGYVQQVGVSLGVCGPSQCGAFPPIWSASPVSRDYDHQANFSFDPSIMALSSNADIASVPYGDQIIAKCNQHLQPDGPTKSYSFTHTFHATFSALTDKALDMHNAATETTGGSWPYPIYESHYAEHGSFDVQVVCDPVVKPAAQDIAVDFGEFETKNVKLFLTTYRSNQPGSTPGTVCPALKVTSRAQANKAGPVSMRIWRQKDNGPITSEFKQVWASFDAGKNGYFATYEKWENVGATAYFQYKTEIVGNGPFEPFDGWKDITVHCTGAGGGGFTDGPQADPDNPPAKADWQGEVTVSDSAGSRKLCPRKGQVAFEASRDAPGALHYRIGCSNGAFFTGTAVAFNEGGVFKASAAHDLSISRTRSIQCTLQEIKPNGSIATIDADAEDFTCIKRTVEPKVDDLVSSTRPDFGKPRLPPVVVDPGRKCLPSQSLLRGKCVDRPLVAACKSTEKLVDGRCIGVSIHCLPGYHQVGLKCVKNAVIAGKCRRDEQRINGECVRKPSIIIDCKRGYHLVGKACVRDAIITTGCRPTEMTVRGHCVPRPASKTLGLQKLKQGRGPSFLPGQARSRLQVN; encoded by the coding sequence ATGTCTTCAGTCAGCCATGCCTTTCGCAATACGGTTGCGACTGTTGCCCTGTTCGCAGCCGGACTAGTCAGCACCTCCGCTTCCGCCGCGCAGGCCAACATCAAGTCGATGTCGTTCGACACGCAGAGCGTCAACACCACGCTCCATGTCGTTTCGAGCGACAAACAGAAATGGGACAGGCTGAAAAGCGGCACGGTCCAGTTCTGGGGCCACATGAAGATCGACACACGCTGGCCAGGCTACGTGCAGCAGGTCGGTGTATCGCTCGGCGTATGCGGCCCCAGCCAGTGCGGGGCGTTTCCGCCGATCTGGAGCGCATCGCCGGTCAGCCGCGACTATGATCACCAGGCGAACTTCTCCTTCGATCCCTCGATCATGGCGCTGTCTTCGAATGCGGACATCGCGTCGGTGCCCTATGGCGATCAGATTATCGCCAAGTGCAACCAGCACCTCCAGCCCGATGGGCCGACGAAGTCCTATTCGTTCACGCACACCTTCCACGCAACCTTTTCGGCGCTGACCGACAAGGCGCTCGACATGCACAATGCTGCCACCGAGACGACCGGCGGCAGCTGGCCCTATCCGATCTACGAATCGCATTATGCCGAACACGGTTCGTTCGACGTCCAGGTCGTTTGCGATCCCGTCGTCAAACCGGCGGCTCAGGACATCGCCGTCGATTTCGGCGAATTCGAGACAAAGAACGTCAAACTGTTCCTGACCACCTACCGCTCGAACCAGCCCGGCTCGACACCCGGCACAGTGTGCCCGGCGCTCAAGGTGACCAGCCGCGCGCAGGCCAACAAGGCCGGGCCGGTATCGATGCGCATCTGGCGGCAGAAGGACAATGGGCCGATCACATCGGAATTCAAGCAGGTCTGGGCGTCCTTCGACGCGGGCAAGAACGGCTATTTCGCCACTTATGAGAAATGGGAGAATGTCGGAGCGACCGCGTACTTCCAGTACAAGACCGAAATAGTCGGCAACGGCCCGTTCGAGCCCTTCGACGGCTGGAAAGACATCACCGTCCATTGCACTGGCGCGGGCGGCGGCGGCTTCACCGATGGACCTCAGGCCGATCCCGACAACCCGCCGGCAAAGGCCGACTGGCAAGGCGAAGTGACCGTTTCCGACAGCGCCGGATCGAGGAAACTTTGCCCGCGCAAAGGTCAGGTCGCGTTCGAAGCGAGCCGCGATGCTCCCGGCGCGTTGCACTACCGGATCGGTTGCTCGAACGGCGCCTTCTTCACCGGGACCGCGGTCGCCTTCAACGAAGGCGGTGTGTTCAAGGCCAGCGCCGCGCACGATCTCAGCATAAGCAGGACCCGCTCGATCCAGTGCACCTTGCAGGAGATCAAGCCGAATGGATCCATTGCCACCATCGACGCGGATGCGGAGGATTTCACCTGCATAAAACGCACTGTCGAGCCCAAGGTCGACGATCTTGTCTCAAGCACGCGCCCCGACTTCGGCAAGCCCAGGCTGCCGCCGGTCGTTGTGGATCCCGGCCGCAAATGCCTGCCCAGCCAAAGCTTGCTGCGCGGCAAATGTGTCGACAGGCCGCTGGTGGCCGCATGCAAGAGCACCGAGAAGCTGGTCGACGGCAGGTGCATCGGCGTCAGCATCCACTGCCTGCCCGGCTATCATCAGGTCGGCCTGAAATGCGTGAAGAATGCCGTGATCGCCGGGAAATGCCGGCGTGACGAACAGCGCATCAATGGCGAATGCGTGCGCAAGCCTTCCATCATCATCGACTGCAAACGCGGCTACCATCTGGTCGGCAAGGCATGTGTGAGGGACGCAATCATCACCACGGGCTGCCGGCCGACCGAAATGACGGTGCGCGGACATTGCGTGCCCAGGCCGGCTTCGAAGACGCTTGGGCTGCAGAAGTTGAAGCAAGGCAGAGGCCCGTCGTTCCTGCCGGGACAGGCCAGGTCACGACTTCAGGTGAACTGA